In bacterium, the DNA window GCTCCGCCGCCTCCACTTTGCCGATCTGCGTCGAGGAGGCGCCGGTGTAGCTCCCCTTCTCGTGGCCGAACAGTTCGTTCTCGAGCAGCGTCTCGGGGATCGCGGCGCAGTTGATCGCGATGAACGGGCCGCGGCTGCGCGGCGAGAGGGCGTGGAGCGCCTGCGCGATCAGCTCCTTGCCGGTCCCCGACTCGCCGAGAATCAGCACGGTGGCGTCCGAGCCGGCGACCCGCTCGACGAAGCGCGCGACCTCGCGCATCTCGGGCGAGGCGCCGAGGATCCGCGGAGCGCCGGAGTCTTCGGGGAAGAGCTGCCCCGAGGCGCGCGCCGCGCGGCGGCCGATCAGCGCGGCCAGCCGGGCGCGGGCCTCGTCCGGCGCGGTCTCGCGGAAGACGGCTTCGGCCGCCCCGGCGCGCAGCGCGCCGACGGCCTCGGCGGCGTCGAGGCGATCGGCGAGCAGCACGACCGGCAGGCCGGGATCGGCGGCGCGGAACGCGTCGAGCGCCGCGCGGAGTTGCGCGCGGTCGAACGGCGACGGCGGAACGAGCAGCACGGCGCCGGTCGCGCCGGGGACGCGCACCAGGGCGGCGGCCTTCTCCGTCGAGGCGGCGACGATCGGGCCGTCGACGAGGGAGGAGAAGCGCTCCGCGGCGGACTCGGCGGCGGCCGCGTCGGGCCCCGCGACCAGGAGCGCAAGAAAGTCGGTTCGGGCGGTTTTCTTTTTTGTGGTGGGCACGCGGGAGCTATACCACAGACCGCGGCGCCGGGCACAGCCGGCGCCGCGCGAAAGGACGCTCCGACGCCGGAACGATCGCCGCGTCCCGCGGACCGTCGTCCGCGCGCGGCCGCGCTCCGGCCTCGGGGTCAGCGCGCCGGTTCCGCCGGCTCGCTGTCTTCCTTGAGCTTCTTCGCCTCTTCCTGCAGCTTCGCCCGCTCGTCCTGGGTCTTCTTGATCAGCTGCGTCGGCGAGAGGTTGCGGTCCGCCGCCTTCTCCTGGTCCGACATCGGCGGGCGGCGGAGGTACGGGTTCCTCACCCACTTCTCCAGCTGGTCGAGGCGGGCGGTCTCGCCCTGGATCGCCTTGAGGCGCGCGGCGGCGGTGGCGGGGTCGTAGCTCCCTTGCGCCCGCAGCGGCTTGTCGGCCTCCGGCTCCTGCGCGGCGCCGGCCGGAGCGCCCGCGGCTTCCGCCCCCTCTTCCTCGGGGGGCGGACCGTAGACCTTCTCGAGGTCGTCGTTGGTGATGACGACGACGCTCTTGCCGGAACGGGTCTTCTTCACCTGCGGAACGTAGGGCGCGCGCGGCGAGAGCGCGGAGGAGGCGCCCCGCGCCTTCGACGCGGCGTCCGCCGGCGGGACGGCGGGCGGCGCGGGCGCGTCGGCCGGCGGCTGCGGCTTCGCCGCCTCCGGCTTCGCCGCGTCCGGCTTCGCCGCTTCCGGCTTGGCCGGCGGCTTGGGACGAAGGGCGTCGCGGCGAGACGGGGACGCGCTCTCCTGCCCCGCGGCGAGAGCCGGCGGAACGGCGGCGACGAGAGTTCCGGCCAACACGACGACGGCGATCCATGGCTTCATCGCGGCACCTCGTTTCCTGCCCACCTCAACTATGCGGCGCCCTCGCCGCGCGAGTCCAGTCCATGCCCGTCGCGCGGCGGTCTTCGGGGCGACGACCGAAGGGGCTCGTC includes these proteins:
- a CDS encoding sigma 54-interacting transcriptional regulator, which codes for MPTTKKKTARTDFLALLVAGPDAAAAESAAERFSSLVDGPIVAASTEKAAALVRVPGATGAVLLVPPSPFDRAQLRAALDAFRAADPGLPVVLLADRLDAAEAVGALRAGAAEAVFRETAPDEARARLAALIGRRAARASGQLFPEDSGAPRILGASPEMREVARFVERVAGSDATVLILGESGTGKELIAQALHALSPRSRGPFIAINCAAIPETLLENELFGHEKGSYTGASSTQIGKVEAAERGTLFLDEIGEMPLPLQAKILRLLQEKTYDRIGGTRTRKADVRIVAATNRGLKEEVAARRFREDLYYRLSVLPIALPALRERPGDIAIIADAILEKLAASMGRAGLRFSDDARRRLVEYRWPGNVRELENEIERAVVLAGRDVIEPSDFELRSRVEDPDRAALARIAPLDGPLAATLKAATDSASRIRAALALEETRGDHARAADMLGVSEDDLARMVGD